The genomic segment AGTGCCTAGATCTAAGACATCTGGCTCTTGTCTTGTCCCCCAGGCCTGACCATTCATTCAGAgtctcaacaaacatttattaccaGACCTTGCGCGTGGACCGTATTTGGGAAGGCACCACCGCACCCTCCGAATTTACAGGAGGAGACCAGCACTGGACAAGTCATCAAAGGTGCGGTGAGAGCGAGAAAGGAGAATGGCAGGGATCGGACACCCGATCACCAGAAGCCCTCCGCCCTCTGGTCCAAGAGGCCAGGCCTCCATCGCCGCTTATCGCCAGACCCGGGAGCCTGCCTCCATCGCACCCTTTTCCCCAAGGTTGGTCCGGGTCTGGATGTCACCAACCCCGGTTCAGACCTACAGACCTCACCACAGTTGAACTTTACAGattccccctccttcctcacgGTTCGCCGACTCCGCAAGCCTTACTGAGCCACGCCAGACACCGTCCTCGAGGCTCTTGCGCGCCCGTGACGTCATTGTCGTGCGCCTCTCCTACACCAAAGGGACTATGGATCTCACACGGCCGCCGCGGATGGTGTGGCTCGCATCTCGGTTACTTCTCGCTCCTCGACGAGGCCTGGTGGTCCGCCGTCCCGACGAGCCCTTGCCCGTGGTGCGCATCCCGCGGGCTCTACAGCGGCGGCAGGAACAGCGGCAGAGCGGGCGGAGCCCCCAGCGGCTGGTGTTGGCGCGACCTGGGCCGCTGCTGATCTCAGCGCGGCGGCCAGAGTTGAACCAGCCGGCGCGCCTCACGCTGGGCCGGTGGGAGAGCGCGCCACTAGCTTCGCGTGGCTGGAAAAATCGGCGCTCCCGCCGGGACCACTTCTCCATCGAGCGTGCGCAACACGAGGCGCCGGCTCTTCGGAACCTCTCGTCCAAGAGCAGCTTCGCGGATCTGGGTCTGGAACCTCGCGTGCTGCGTGCTCTACAGGAGGCTGCTCCTGAAGTCGTCCGGCCTACAACCGTGCAGTCAAGCACCATCCCCTCCCTACTTCGCGGCTGCCACATCCTTTGCGCGGCGGAAACCGGCAGTGGCAAGACTCTCGGATACCTACTACCTCTGGTTCAACGGCTCTTGGGCCAACCAAACCTGGACTCCCATAGTCTGCCTGCTCCTAGAGGCCTGGTCCTTGTGCCTTCGCGAGAATTAGCCGAACAGGTGCGGGCCGTGGCGCAGCCCTTGGGCAGCTCCTTGGGCCTTCAGGTGCGGGAGCTAGGGGGAGGCCATGGCATGAGTAGGATCCGAATGCAACTGTCCAAACAACCTCCAGTAGATGTACTAGTGGCCACTCCAGGGGCTTTGTGGAAGGCCTTGAAGAGTCAACTAATCAGCCTGAAGCAGCTCTCCTATTTGGTATTGGATGAGGCAGACACGCTTTTGGATGAAAGCTTCCTGGAACTAATGAACTACATCTTGGAGAAGAGCTATATAGCAGAAGGCCCAGCTGACTTAAAAGACCCCTTCAATCCCAAAGCTCAGTTAGTGCTGGTGGGGGCCACATTTCCCGAAGGTGTAGGCCAGCTGCTGAGTAAAGTTGCCAGCCCAGACTCTCTGACCACCATTACCAGCTCCAAGCTCCACTGCATCATGCCTCATGTCAGACAGACATTTATGAGGCTGAAGGGAGCAGAGAAGGTGACTGAATTAGTGCAGATCCTCAAGCAACATGACAAAGTATATAGGACTGGCCCCTCCGGAACTGTTCTAGTGTTTTGTAATAGCTCAAGCACTGTGAACTGGCTGGGATATATTCTGGACGATCACAAAATCCAACACCTAAGGCTGCAGGGGCAAATGCCAGCCTCAATGAGGGCCGGTATCTTCCAGTGCTTCCAGAAGGGCTCCCGAGACATTCTTCTCTGCACAGACATAGCCTCTCGGGGCCTGGACAGCTCCCACGTAGACCTAGTTGTCAATTATGATTTCCCCCTCACTCTGCAAGACTACATCCACAGAGCCGGGAGGGTGGGCCGTGTAGGGAGTGAGGTGCCTGGCACTGTCATCAGCTTTGTAACCCATCCCTGGGATGTAAGCCTGGTTCAGAAGATTGAGCTGGCAGCTCGCCGGAGGAGAAGCCTTCCAGGACTAGGGTCCTCAGTGAGAGAGCCTTTGCCCCAGCAAATCTGATGGCAGCCAGCTTAAATATGATGACATTAACAGGGATCCTTCCCTTTGTCCTGGGTGGGTGAGCACACTTATCGTAGGATGCCCTGGGCTGCCCAGTCACCTCCCCTGAAGCCCTGGTGAGCTGCTATCTGGCTTCCAAAGGTAAGATGTGGCAAGATGTAGAGAATGAGCTACTGAGGATGATTCCTTGTGGGCTTTCACATGActcatgaaaaataaagtagatttttgtctttgtattaTGTCATAGTTTCTAACAGTAAATGATGTGTTCATTGAATTGTGAGAAGATTCACACTCCAGACTACCACACCTAGGACAGAGACTCTTTCAGTTGCTGTTTGAATTAATAAAcgtttagattttatttcctgCCCCCAAAACATCCATTAAGCccccagagaagggaaaggggatgTGACTAGCGGTACAGAGATTTTCTTCACCAACAGTGCCCATGGCAAGCTTGGGCATTCTTGGTGAAATCTCTCTGGGAAGTACTGGCAGAAGAATAAAAAACAGGCTGACACAAAAGCATTGCTTGGTGTGCATTTCCAGGCTCTAccttctttctcatctcttcacggcaggggaagagaagagaaacaaaactgtttACAAAATTGGCAAAATAAGCATATAGCTTCCTCTCACTATCTCCTAGGTTCCAGCTTCTGCAGCATTATATAAGCCTAAGTAATGAGCAGCTGAGGTCAAATATAATACTGcacaaaacaacttaaaaatacttaCACACTGAAACAGATAAGGAGGCAGAGAACAGAAATGGACCCATGGCAATCTTTGCCAGAAGACAATGTTGTACTAAATGTATAATCATAGCTCTCTTTTTCATGTGAGGAAACTTGAGGCTCAGAGGGATAAAACAACTTGCTCAAAATCGTACGCATAAGTATGATAGAATCTGGTCTGTCTGCACTGGGGGTTGAGTTATTTACCAACTTTTAATAGTGCCCACTTGGACTCTCAAAAGCAACCCAATTTGGACAAAATTTGGTCACTCTGTCCATGAATCAGTGTGGCAAAACTGCCCCGGAGGCTTGTCTAAAGTACAGattccaggggcccctggctgactcagtcactagagcatgcgactcttgatctcagggttgtgagttcaggcctcacaATGGacagagagattacttaaaaatagtctttttttttttttttttttttttttaaagtacagattcCTGAGCTCAGAACAATTTGTCTATGCCATTCTGCTTTCCCCAGAGACCCAGCCAGGTCCTGATAAGGTATCAGTAACCCCACCAGGTCAGAGTGATGTTCCCAG from the Prionailurus viverrinus isolate Anna chromosome E2, UM_Priviv_1.0, whole genome shotgun sequence genome contains:
- the DDX28 gene encoding probable ATP-dependent RNA helicase DDX28, encoding MDLTRPPRMVWLASRLLLAPRRGLVVRRPDEPLPVVRIPRALQRRQEQRQSGRSPQRLVLARPGPLLISARRPELNQPARLTLGRWESAPLASRGWKNRRSRRDHFSIERAQHEAPALRNLSSKSSFADLGLEPRVLRALQEAAPEVVRPTTVQSSTIPSLLRGCHILCAAETGSGKTLGYLLPLVQRLLGQPNLDSHSLPAPRGLVLVPSRELAEQVRAVAQPLGSSLGLQVRELGGGHGMSRIRMQLSKQPPVDVLVATPGALWKALKSQLISLKQLSYLVLDEADTLLDESFLELMNYILEKSYIAEGPADLKDPFNPKAQLVLVGATFPEGVGQLLSKVASPDSLTTITSSKLHCIMPHVRQTFMRLKGAEKVTELVQILKQHDKVYRTGPSGTVLVFCNSSSTVNWLGYILDDHKIQHLRLQGQMPASMRAGIFQCFQKGSRDILLCTDIASRGLDSSHVDLVVNYDFPLTLQDYIHRAGRVGRVGSEVPGTVISFVTHPWDVSLVQKIELAARRRRSLPGLGSSVREPLPQQI